A region of Planktomarina temperata RCA23 DNA encodes the following proteins:
- a CDS encoding COX15/CtaA family protein has product MANKRNIFEEVGSDTKITSASAGAIARAGSGDRHWVRLWLWSLVGLIIVMITVGGLTRLTDSGLSITEWDPVMGAIPPLSAAAWQAAFAAYQTTAEFAVQNAAMSLAEFKVIFWWEWGHRQLGRFIGLTWALGFALLFFTGKLPKARRLSLFAIGPFIGLQGFIGWLMVHSGLDGVRLDVASYWLMAHLGAAFALLGYIYWSLQIFSRSEAELLQARRARERKLFGMSTGLMHFVALQVLLGALVAGIDAGRNYTDWPLMAGGFLPPDMFSLSPWWRNFFEDDGLVQFIHRMSAYLLFAFAIVVALRAKASAHKVTRAAFGTVGLVLTVQMILGIVTVMHSSPWNLAILHQFTAVLLWLAVLRGRFLAGYPIATSVRGTS; this is encoded by the coding sequence ATGGCGAATAAGCGAAATATCTTTGAAGAGGTTGGCAGCGATACAAAGATCACAAGCGCCAGTGCGGGTGCCATCGCGCGCGCCGGGAGTGGAGATCGGCATTGGGTGCGCCTTTGGTTGTGGAGCTTGGTCGGTTTGATCATTGTGATGATCACCGTGGGCGGATTAACACGCCTGACGGACAGTGGCCTGTCGATCACCGAATGGGACCCGGTTATGGGTGCCATCCCGCCTTTGAGCGCCGCTGCCTGGCAGGCCGCCTTTGCCGCCTATCAAACCACCGCTGAATTTGCTGTGCAAAATGCTGCTATGAGCTTGGCGGAATTCAAAGTTATCTTTTGGTGGGAATGGGGCCACCGGCAGCTTGGGCGTTTCATTGGTCTGACCTGGGCACTTGGGTTCGCGCTGTTGTTTTTCACGGGCAAATTGCCCAAGGCCCGGCGCCTGTCTCTCTTTGCCATTGGACCTTTTATCGGCCTGCAAGGGTTCATCGGCTGGCTGATGGTTCATTCGGGTCTGGATGGTGTGCGGCTTGATGTGGCCTCCTATTGGCTTATGGCGCATCTCGGGGCGGCTTTTGCGCTTTTGGGATATATTTACTGGAGTTTGCAGATATTTTCCCGCTCTGAGGCGGAGTTGCTGCAGGCACGCCGCGCGCGGGAGCGCAAGCTGTTTGGCATGTCCACCGGCTTGATGCATTTCGTGGCGCTGCAAGTGCTGCTGGGCGCCTTGGTTGCTGGGATTGATGCTGGGCGCAATTACACCGATTGGCCACTGATGGCTGGTGGGTTTTTACCTCCCGATATGTTCAGCCTGTCGCCTTGGTGGCGGAATTTCTTTGAGGACGATGGCTTGGTGCAGTTTATTCATCGGATGAGCGCCTATCTCTTATTTGCCTTCGCCATTGTGGTGGCTTTGCGGGCCAAGGCCTCTGCCCATAAGGTGACCCGCGCCGCCTTTGGCACTGTGGGGCTTGTTTTGACGGTTCAGATGATCTTAGGTATCGTAACGGTGATGCATTCATCTCCTTGGAATCTGGCTATTTTGCACCAGTTTACCGCAGTGCTTCTGTGGCTTGCGGTGCTTCGAGGGCGATTTTTGGCCGGCTATCCGATTGCCACTTCTGTTCGGGGGACCTCATGA
- a CDS encoding carboxypeptidase M32, whose amino-acid sequence MTALTELLHFDRQTQALGQVSGRLGWDQETMMPSGSSAQRGEEMAALEGVLHARRSDPRVGDWLAACDGQAFDRVTQAQLREIKTAYERAVKVPGDLAEAIASTTSMAQGKWAAARAEDDFAAFAPVLQEVLALKREEGQALAAGGDVYDAMLADYEPGTTASELDQMFGALRPGLVALRGEILEKPPAKSLQGFFDETVQLQIASELAQCFGYDLNCGRIDKAVHPFSSGSGQDVRITTRTDPSDPFNCFYSTIHEVGHGCYEQNVDPEYTLTAIGQGASMGVHESQSRIYENQLGRSRAFTEFLFAKMRAGFGDFGIESADEFYKAVNSVRNGFIRTEADEVQYNLHVLLRFDLERAMIAGDLQVQDLQSAWNDRFAADFGYEVPRASQGCLQDVHWSVGLFGYFPTYSLGNVYAGCLFERMTALNPDLDDQLRVGDLSKATAWLKESLQRHGALNLPRETITQACGAVPSEAPLLAYLQDKFSDLYDLSL is encoded by the coding sequence ATGACGGCTTTAACGGAACTTCTACATTTTGATCGCCAAACACAGGCATTGGGTCAGGTTTCAGGTCGTTTGGGATGGGATCAAGAAACGATGATGCCCAGCGGGTCATCTGCGCAACGCGGCGAAGAGATGGCCGCGCTCGAAGGGGTGCTGCATGCGCGCAGGTCAGATCCGCGCGTAGGCGATTGGTTGGCGGCTTGTGACGGGCAAGCCTTTGACCGGGTGACCCAGGCGCAGCTGCGTGAGATTAAAACCGCTTATGAGCGCGCGGTGAAAGTGCCGGGCGATTTGGCAGAGGCCATCGCCAGCACAACCTCAATGGCGCAGGGCAAATGGGCAGCGGCACGCGCGGAGGATGATTTTGCAGCTTTCGCTCCTGTTTTGCAGGAGGTTTTGGCGCTCAAACGCGAAGAAGGGCAGGCGCTGGCGGCCGGCGGGGACGTCTATGATGCCATGTTGGCCGATTATGAGCCGGGCACGACAGCCTCTGAGCTCGACCAGATGTTTGGGGCACTGCGCCCCGGATTGGTGGCTCTGCGTGGTGAGATATTAGAAAAACCCCCGGCGAAATCACTGCAAGGGTTTTTTGATGAGACTGTGCAATTGCAGATCGCCAGTGAATTGGCGCAGTGTTTTGGCTATGATTTGAACTGTGGGCGGATTGATAAGGCGGTGCATCCCTTCTCCTCCGGATCAGGGCAGGATGTTCGGATCACCACGCGCACGGACCCCAGCGATCCGTTCAATTGCTTTTATTCCACCATTCATGAGGTGGGGCATGGCTGTTACGAGCAAAATGTTGATCCAGAGTATACGCTGACGGCCATAGGGCAGGGTGCCTCCATGGGCGTTCATGAAAGCCAGTCGCGGATCTATGAAAACCAATTGGGCCGCAGCCGCGCCTTTACCGAGTTTCTCTTTGCAAAAATGCGCGCGGGCTTTGGTGATTTTGGCATTGAAAGCGCGGATGAATTTTACAAAGCGGTAAATTCGGTGCGCAATGGTTTCATCCGCACTGAGGCCGATGAGGTGCAATATAATTTGCATGTGTTGCTGCGCTTTGATCTGGAGCGCGCGATGATTGCGGGCGATTTGCAAGTGCAAGATTTGCAGAGCGCTTGGAATGATCGCTTTGCGGCTGATTTTGGATATGAGGTGCCGCGTGCCTCGCAGGGGTGTTTGCAAGATGTCCATTGGTCTGTGGGGTTGTTTGGATATTTCCCAACCTATTCGCTTGGCAATGTCTACGCAGGCTGCCTTTTTGAGCGGATGACGGCGCTTAATCCTGATTTGGACGATCAGCTTCGGGTTGGAGATTTGAGTAAGGCGACGGCCTGGCTGAAGGAGAGCTTGCAGCGTCATGGAGCGTTGAACTTGCCGCGTGAGACCATCACGCAGGCCTGTGGCGCGGTGCCGAGTGAAGCGCCTTTACTGGCCTATCTGCAGGATAAATTTTCAGATCTTTACGACCTTAGCTTGTAA
- the gyrA gene encoding DNA gyrase subunit A, with amino-acid sequence MTDETLPPESSETPAPTSSAYDGPAISITQEMKTSYLDYAMSVIVSRAIPDLRDGLKPVHRRILYAMHETNNTHDKPYRKSSRPVAEAMGKYHPHGDGAIYDALVRMAQDFSMSLVLLDGQGNFGSMDGDKAAAYRYTEVRMEKSAQALLADIDKDTVDFQLNYDGKDTEPTVLPARYPNMLVNGAGGIAVGMATNIPPHNLGEVVDATLALIEDPDLTSEQLIDYIPGPDFPTGGVMLGRSGARKAYLEGRGSVINRAKTRFEELRKDRWAIIIEEIPYQVNKAAMIEKIAAEVRDKRIEGVAHVQDESDRNGVRVVVELKRDATAEVVLNQLFRYTPMQTSFGCNMLALNGGRPEQLTLRRFLTCFIDFREEVVARRMAFELRKARERSHVLCGLAVAVSNVDEIVATIRASSDAAEARLKLMERRWPAAEISDYIRLIDDPTHTMNDDGTYNLSETQARAILELRLQRLTQIGVKEVTDELAVLAAKIKEYLEILSSRERIMGIISDELREVKDNFAVPRRTEIIEWSGDMMDEDLIEREEMVVTVTAGGYIKRTALADFRAQKRGGKGLQGMSTKDEDVVTTLFVANTHTQLLFFTTDGMAYKMKTWRLPLGGRTAKGKAIVNILPIPTGVSVAAIMPVDRDEAEWGDLQIVFATTQGDVRRNRLSDFTNVRSNGKIAMKLPEGVELVNARICSEDDDVMLTTNSGRAIRFASTDLRVMNSRASTGVRGIRLTGDDMVVSMSVIRHFEATPEERAAYLKMRRALAGVTDEEAGEDDVPADPNFSQERYEEMAAVENLILTITRGGSGKLSSSHDYPVRGRGGMGVAAMDKAMRGGPVVASFPVELVDQIMLVTSTGQSIRCPIDGISFRSRNAGGVRVFNTSRDEQVVSVAYIPDQGDGEDTPEESTSEAAS; translated from the coding sequence ATGACAGATGAAACACTCCCCCCCGAGAGCAGCGAAACACCAGCTCCCACATCCTCCGCCTATGACGGCCCGGCGATCAGCATTACGCAGGAGATGAAAACCTCCTATCTTGACTATGCCATGAGCGTGATTGTCAGCCGTGCAATCCCGGATCTGCGCGATGGTCTCAAGCCCGTGCACCGCCGGATTCTCTATGCGATGCATGAAACCAATAACACCCATGACAAGCCCTACCGAAAATCCTCGCGGCCGGTCGCGGAAGCGATGGGGAAATACCACCCCCATGGGGACGGCGCAATCTATGATGCTTTGGTGCGCATGGCGCAGGACTTCTCAATGTCCTTGGTGCTGTTGGACGGGCAAGGCAATTTTGGCTCCATGGATGGCGACAAGGCTGCGGCCTATCGCTACACAGAAGTGCGTATGGAAAAATCGGCGCAAGCGCTCTTGGCCGATATCGACAAAGATACAGTTGATTTTCAGCTCAATTATGATGGCAAAGATACGGAGCCCACAGTTCTGCCGGCCCGCTATCCCAATATGCTGGTCAACGGCGCTGGCGGGATTGCCGTGGGCATGGCCACCAATATCCCCCCCCACAACCTGGGCGAAGTGGTTGATGCGACATTGGCCTTGATTGAAGATCCGGATCTGACCTCAGAGCAGCTGATCGACTATATCCCCGGGCCGGATTTTCCCACAGGCGGCGTGATGCTGGGCCGCTCAGGCGCCCGCAAGGCCTATCTCGAAGGTCGCGGCAGCGTGATCAACCGGGCCAAAACCCGCTTTGAAGAGCTGCGCAAAGATCGTTGGGCCATCATCATTGAAGAGATCCCCTATCAGGTCAACAAAGCGGCAATGATCGAGAAAATTGCAGCCGAAGTGCGTGATAAACGCATTGAAGGCGTGGCCCATGTGCAAGATGAATCAGATCGTAATGGCGTGCGTGTGGTGGTTGAGCTGAAACGCGATGCCACGGCGGAAGTGGTGTTGAACCAATTGTTCCGCTACACGCCGATGCAGACCTCCTTTGGCTGTAATATGCTGGCCCTGAATGGCGGGCGGCCCGAACAGCTCACACTGCGGCGCTTTTTAACCTGCTTTATCGATTTCCGCGAGGAAGTCGTGGCACGCCGGATGGCCTTTGAGCTGCGCAAGGCGCGCGAGAGGAGCCATGTGCTTTGCGGGCTTGCGGTGGCGGTGAGCAATGTGGATGAAATTGTTGCCACCATCCGCGCCTCAAGCGATGCCGCAGAGGCACGTCTGAAATTAATGGAGCGGCGCTGGCCGGCGGCGGAAATTTCCGATTATATCCGCCTGATTGATGATCCAACCCATACGATGAACGACGATGGCACCTACAATCTGTCAGAGACGCAGGCGCGGGCTATTTTGGAGCTGCGTTTGCAGCGGTTGACACAAATCGGCGTCAAAGAGGTCACCGACGAGCTGGCTGTTCTGGCCGCGAAGATCAAAGAGTATCTTGAAATTCTGTCTTCTCGCGAGCGGATCATGGGGATCATTTCCGATGAGCTGCGCGAGGTTAAAGACAATTTCGCCGTTCCGCGCCGCACCGAGATCATTGAATGGTCCGGTGATATGATGGACGAAGATTTGATTGAGCGCGAGGAAATGGTCGTCACAGTCACCGCCGGCGGCTATATCAAACGCACGGCCTTGGCCGATTTCCGGGCGCAAAAGCGCGGCGGCAAGGGGCTTCAGGGTATGTCGACCAAAGATGAAGATGTGGTCACCACACTCTTTGTGGCCAATACCCATACCCAGCTGTTGTTTTTCACAACCGATGGTATGGCCTATAAGATGAAGACCTGGCGGCTGCCGCTCGGAGGGCGCACGGCCAAGGGCAAGGCGATTGTCAATATCTTGCCTATTCCGACCGGCGTCTCTGTGGCTGCGATCATGCCCGTTGACCGTGATGAAGCCGAATGGGGCGATTTGCAAATCGTCTTTGCAACCACACAAGGCGATGTACGCCGCAACCGCCTGTCTGACTTCACCAATGTGCGCTCAAATGGCAAGATCGCCATGAAACTGCCCGAAGGGGTGGAGTTGGTCAACGCGCGGATCTGCAGCGAAGATGATGATGTTATGCTCACCACCAACAGTGGCCGAGCCATTCGCTTTGCCTCGACCGATCTGCGGGTGATGAACTCTCGCGCCTCAACCGGTGTGCGCGGTATTCGTCTCACTGGCGACGATATGGTCGTCTCCATGTCCGTTATTCGCCATTTTGAAGCCACACCCGAAGAGCGCGCCGCCTATCTGAAGATGCGCCGCGCTCTGGCGGGCGTGACAGATGAGGAGGCCGGTGAGGACGATGTTCCAGCCGATCCGAACTTCTCGCAAGAACGCTATGAGGAAATGGCGGCGGTTGAAAATCTGATCCTGACCATTACCCGTGGCGGCTCTGGCAAGCTGTCGTCCAGCCATGATTACCCGGTGCGCGGGCGCGGCGGGATGGGCGTGGCCGCGATGGATAAGGCGATGCGCGGCGGTCCAGTGGTCGCCAGCTTCCCGGTAGAGCTTGTCGATCAAATCATGCTGGTGACAAGCACAGGTCAATCAATCCGCTGCCCCATTGACGGCATTTCCTTCCGCTCCCGCAATGCTGGCGGTGTGCGGGTGTTCAATACAAGCCGCGATGAGCAAGTGGTCAGCGTCGCCTATATCCCAGATCAAGGCGACGGCGAAGATACGCCCGAGGAAAGCACTTCCGAGGCCGCCTCTTAA
- a CDS encoding disulfide bond formation protein B has product MKKNTLLSHSSRQLALFAAAGSGMLLAGAYLFQALGYAPCQMCFWQRYPHMLAIAIGALIWFWPSRLLAGLGALAALTTAGIGAFHAGVEQKWWDGPSSCTGAGAELSGLSGQDLLATDTFEKLVMCDEVSWAFAGLSMPAWNAVLSALLCALWILALRGR; this is encoded by the coding sequence ATGAAAAAGAATACTCTGTTGTCACACTCATCTCGCCAATTGGCGCTTTTTGCAGCGGCAGGGTCGGGCATGCTCCTGGCAGGGGCTTACCTGTTTCAGGCACTCGGCTACGCGCCGTGCCAGATGTGTTTTTGGCAAAGATACCCCCATATGCTGGCCATCGCGATCGGCGCGCTGATTTGGTTTTGGCCCAGCCGCCTTCTGGCCGGGCTTGGTGCGCTGGCCGCACTGACGACCGCCGGCATCGGCGCTTTCCACGCCGGGGTCGAGCAAAAATGGTGGGATGGCCCCAGTTCCTGTACCGGTGCCGGAGCCGAGTTGAGCGGGCTGTCGGGGCAGGATCTTTTAGCAACAGATACCTTCGAAAAACTTGTCATGTGCGACGAGGTTTCCTGGGCCTTTGCCGGCCTGTCCATGCCCGCTTGGAATGCGGTTCTTTCGGCTCTGCTCTGCGCACTCTGGATCCTGGCCCTGCGGGGCCGATAG
- a CDS encoding YqaA family protein, giving the protein MIHRLYTWTLSLAEHPRALWALAIVAFIESSFFPIPPDIMLIPMILAARSQAFRIALVAVVASVAGGLFGYAIGAFAFESIGQPILASLGKESSMAAFNDKFNAYGTWAVLIAGVTPFPFKVITIMSGWTGMALVPFVLSALVARALRFFAVALLLYYFGPPIRRFIERHLGLVFTAFVLILGAGFFAVRYL; this is encoded by the coding sequence ATGATACACCGCCTTTATACTTGGACCTTGTCGTTGGCTGAGCATCCGCGGGCGCTTTGGGCTTTGGCCATTGTCGCCTTCATAGAAAGCTCTTTCTTTCCGATCCCGCCGGATATCATGCTCATCCCGATGATCCTGGCGGCGCGGAGCCAGGCGTTTCGCATTGCTTTGGTGGCGGTTGTGGCCTCAGTTGCGGGCGGGCTTTTTGGCTATGCCATCGGGGCTTTCGCCTTTGAAAGCATCGGCCAGCCCATCTTAGCCTCATTGGGCAAGGAGAGCAGCATGGCCGCCTTTAATGATAAATTCAACGCCTATGGGACCTGGGCCGTGCTGATTGCCGGGGTCACGCCCTTCCCGTTCAAAGTGATCACGATCATGTCGGGTTGGACCGGAATGGCCTTGGTTCCCTTTGTGCTCAGCGCCTTGGTCGCGCGAGCCTTGCGGTTTTTTGCGGTCGCCCTTCTGCTGTATTACTTCGGCCCACCTATCCGCCGCTTTATAGAAAGACATTTGGGCTTGGTCTTTACCGCTTTTGTACTCATATTGGGTGCAGGATTTTTTGCGGTCAGATATCTATGA
- a CDS encoding nuclear transport factor 2 family protein, translated as MTAEEIVMGGYAAFGSGDMEALGKIYHPECKTTFHGSHALGGEYVGFQDLLTNMLARLNDAWPGFNLSVDKVVSDDTNVCVFCTFTADGGLSGKGVHSFVVENGLEVSFDLYWDSAYWAEHCKI; from the coding sequence ATGACAGCAGAAGAAATTGTAATGGGCGGCTACGCTGCGTTTGGTTCTGGCGACATGGAAGCATTAGGCAAGATATACCATCCAGAATGTAAAACTACCTTCCATGGGAGCCATGCACTGGGAGGAGAATATGTCGGTTTTCAAGATTTGCTGACTAATATGCTTGCAAGGCTAAATGATGCATGGCCTGGTTTTAATCTTAGCGTCGACAAAGTTGTTTCTGATGATACAAACGTCTGCGTATTTTGCACCTTCACCGCAGATGGCGGTCTAAGTGGAAAAGGGGTACACAGTTTTGTGGTAGAAAACGGATTAGAGGTTAGCTTTGACCTTTATTGGGACAGTGCTTACTGGGCTGAGCATTGTAAAATTTAA
- a CDS encoding DUF1330 domain-containing protein: MPKGYLVANIRVTDAEKFQAFAGMAAPAIKKYGGKVLARGPLADRHEGKLTGTVMMIEFESKQAAETFYFSDEYQAAKAVRETCSDTDLMIIEGAE, translated from the coding sequence ATGCCAAAAGGATACTTAGTGGCCAACATTAGGGTCACTGATGCTGAGAAATTCCAAGCATTTGCAGGAATGGCAGCACCAGCTATCAAAAAATATGGTGGTAAAGTTCTAGCTAGAGGCCCTTTGGCTGATAGGCACGAAGGTAAACTCACTGGTACAGTTATGATGATTGAGTTTGAAAGTAAGCAAGCTGCCGAAACATTCTATTTTAGTGACGAATATCAAGCTGCAAAAGCTGTGCGTGAAACATGTTCAGATACCGACCTGATGATTATCGAGGGCGCTGAGTAG
- a CDS encoding DUF3303 domain-containing protein, producing MIFMCTYQIDRDKQADTQAFFANMTEEQIAGEHPDGVTQIGRWHDVPNGNGWIVVEANDQEALTTWIMGWSGQCTFPTVTPVVEDDTARKLVKAMLASQQG from the coding sequence ATGATTTTTATGTGTACTTATCAGATCGATCGGGACAAACAGGCGGATACTCAGGCCTTTTTTGCGAACATGACCGAAGAGCAAATTGCAGGAGAACATCCCGATGGGGTCACGCAAATTGGTCGATGGCATGATGTTCCAAATGGTAATGGCTGGATAGTTGTGGAAGCCAATGATCAAGAAGCGTTAACTACTTGGATTATGGGTTGGTCAGGGCAATGCACTTTTCCAACAGTGACTCCAGTTGTGGAAGACGACACAGCTCGGAAGTTAGTAAAGGCTATGCTTGCTTCTCAACAAGGCTAA
- a CDS encoding IS481 family transposase gives MTNIESKLIKPKLGVLELAKQLGSVSAACKTMGYSRDSFYRFKKLYENGGEEALREISRKKPIIRNRVPEHVERAVIELAIENPALGQLRVAQELLQRGIVVSSGGVRSIWLRNELETMKKRLKALETRSAQEGFVLTEAQIVALEKAKSQREAAGEIETYHPGYLGSQDTYFVGTMKGVGRIYQQTFVDTYSRVAMAKLYIEKTAITAADMLNDQVVPFFDEQEVPLLRILTDRGTEYCGTVERHSYQLYLAMEDIDHSKTKANHPQTNGICERFHRTMKNEFYDIAFRKKIYGSLEELQTDVDHWLAKYNEQRPHSGKHCYGKTPMQTFREARHLVGEKTIPITNQSDSMYEMTHAG, from the coding sequence ATGACGAACATCGAAAGTAAACTAATCAAGCCCAAGCTTGGCGTTTTGGAATTGGCAAAGCAGCTTGGCAGCGTCAGCGCGGCTTGCAAAACCATGGGCTATTCGCGTGACAGTTTTTACCGCTTCAAGAAGCTTTATGAGAACGGTGGCGAAGAAGCCTTGCGCGAGATCAGCCGTAAGAAGCCGATCATCCGCAACCGTGTACCGGAACATGTCGAACGCGCGGTGATTGAGCTTGCGATTGAAAATCCTGCCTTGGGCCAGCTGCGTGTCGCCCAAGAATTGTTGCAGCGGGGCATCGTGGTCTCCAGTGGTGGGGTGCGGTCGATTTGGTTGCGCAACGAGCTGGAAACCATGAAAAAACGCCTGAAAGCCTTGGAAACGCGGTCCGCGCAAGAAGGGTTTGTTCTGACCGAAGCGCAGATTGTGGCGCTGGAAAAAGCCAAGTCACAACGTGAAGCGGCTGGTGAGATTGAGACCTACCATCCCGGCTATCTTGGCAGCCAGGATACCTATTTTGTCGGCACAATGAAGGGGGTTGGACGGATTTACCAACAAACCTTCGTCGATACATATAGCCGCGTGGCAATGGCAAAACTGTACATTGAGAAAACGGCGATCACTGCCGCCGATATGTTGAATGACCAAGTCGTACCCTTCTTTGACGAACAAGAGGTGCCCCTGCTGCGCATCTTAACAGATCGGGGCACGGAATATTGCGGCACCGTTGAGCGTCACAGCTATCAACTGTATCTGGCCATGGAAGATATTGATCACAGCAAGACAAAAGCCAACCATCCCCAAACAAACGGGATCTGTGAACGCTTTCATCGCACCATGAAAAATGAGTTCTATGACATAGCGTTCCGCAAGAAAATCTACGGATCGCTGGAAGAGCTGCAAACAGACGTTGATCATTGGTTGGCAAAATACAACGAACAGCGACCCCATTCGGGAAAACATTGCTACGGAAAAACGCCCATGCAAACATTCCGTGAAGCTCGACATTTGGTAGGCGAAAAGACTATCCCTATCACAAACCAATCTGACAGCATGTACGAAATGACACACGCTGGATGA
- a CDS encoding recombinase family protein — protein MLIGYARTSTTDQQAGFDAQLVELETYGCKRTFKEQVSAVASRGELDRAIDMLRKGDKLVVTKLDRLARNVMHMGELLHQIEAKGAGLVILSLGSETVDTTTATGKLILNMMVSVAQFEREMMKERQVEGIKRAKAEGKYKGRVPTAMRQADKVKALVEAGAQRVQVQEQLGISKASYYRCLNG, from the coding sequence ATGCTTATCGGATATGCCAGAACGAGTACCACAGACCAACAAGCAGGGTTTGATGCACAGTTAGTCGAATTAGAGACTTACGGTTGTAAACGTACATTCAAAGAGCAGGTATCAGCCGTGGCCTCAAGGGGTGAACTCGACAGAGCTATTGATATGCTCCGAAAGGGTGACAAGCTGGTCGTCACTAAACTTGATCGTCTGGCTCGTAATGTGATGCACATGGGTGAGCTACTACATCAGATAGAAGCCAAGGGTGCTGGACTAGTTATTTTGTCCCTAGGCAGTGAAACTGTTGATACTACGACAGCCACAGGCAAGCTGATCCTTAATATGATGGTATCTGTCGCACAGTTTGAACGTGAGATGATGAAAGAGCGTCAGGTAGAGGGCATCAAGAGGGCGAAAGCTGAGGGGAAGTACAAAGGGCGAGTTCCAACAGCTATGCGACAAGCAGACAAGGTCAAAGCATTGGTTGAAGCTGGTGCGCAGCGTGTGCAGGTTCAGGAGCAGCTTGGGATTAGCAAGGCGTCTTACTATAGATGCTTGAATGGGTAA
- a CDS encoding DUF2147 domain-containing protein — protein MRHPSTILTAICLIWATPASTEPALGVWKSEPGETGGYIHVEIMPCENNLCGIITEVVGNDNRSIIGRNIINDMKIKGNGKYNGGTIWAPDTDKTYRSHMTLDEDVLTVSGCVAVILCRGQKWTRLK, from the coding sequence ATGCGACATCCTTCAACAATTTTGACTGCAATTTGCCTGATATGGGCTACGCCGGCATCGACAGAACCCGCTCTTGGTGTTTGGAAGTCGGAACCGGGAGAAACGGGTGGTTACATCCATGTGGAAATCATGCCGTGTGAAAATAATTTATGCGGAATAATCACAGAAGTCGTTGGTAATGACAATCGTTCGATAATTGGCCGTAATATAATCAATGATATGAAGATTAAAGGTAATGGTAAATACAATGGTGGTACGATCTGGGCGCCCGATACAGATAAAACCTATAGATCACATATGACACTTGATGAAGATGTACTGACCGTTAGCGGATGCGTGGCAGTTATTTTGTGCAGAGGTCAAAAATGGACACGACTAAAATGA